In Sciurus carolinensis chromosome 13, mSciCar1.2, whole genome shotgun sequence, a genomic segment contains:
- the Snrnp27 gene encoding U4/U6.U5 small nuclear ribonucleoprotein 27 kDa protein: MGRSRSRSPRRERRRSRSTSRERERRRRERSRSRERDRRRSRSRSPHRRRSRSPRRHRSTSPSPSRLKERRDEEKKETKETKSKERQITEEDLEGKTEEEIEMMKLMGFASFDSTKGKKVDGSVNAYAINVSQKRKYRQYMNRKGGFNRPLDFIA; the protein is encoded by the exons ATGGGTCGCAGCCGAAGCCGCTCTCCGCGGAGGG AACGTAGGCGGTCCCGGTCCACATCCCGGGAGAGAGAACGAAGGCGCCGAGAAAGGTCCAGGTCACGGGAGAGAGATCGGAGAAGGAGCCGTTCAAGATCCCCACACCGAAGGCGCTCCAG atCTCCAAGACGACATAGATCCacatctccttccccttctcgactgaaagaaagaagagatgaggaaaagaaagaaacaaaagaaacaaagagcaaAGAACGTCAGATTACTG agGAAGACTTGGAGGGcaaaacagaggaagaaattgaAATGATGAAGCTAATGGGATTTGCCTCTTTTGACTCCACAAAA GGGAAGAAGGTAGATGGCTCTGTCAATGCCTATGCCATAAATGTGTCTCAGAAGAGGAAGTACAG GCAGTACATGAATCGAAAAGGTGGATTCAACAGACCTTTGGATTTTATTGCATGA